The genomic window AACCTGGCCTCATGGGTTTCCCCCATTGACGTCCTCCGCTTTgcctcgccctcaccgtccaaaatgGCTCGGTCCCCTCAATCTCCCGGTCACGGGTCTGCCACGTCCCCCCCTCAATCGCTTGCTACTGGGGCTAAACaaaatcaatcttttttttttcccccccatgggGCCCCCCCAGGGAGTAGGCTTCCTGGGGCCCCCCTGGGTAAAAAAACCGCCACAACCCCCGGTGCCCGGCCCAAGGTCCTCCGGGGGTGGAAAGGCAGGGGCAACggccccccacaccaaaccaaacctccccctcgctcccccgaCGACCTTCTTTGGATggccccccacttccccccacaAGTGCCCTTTTGCTTTTTGCACCAGGGTGGGCCCCCCCTTTCAAgttccttattggagaagtttaGCTACCAAAACAActggtaaaaaataaaaccccttccCCTGGGTTCCCAACAAGGCTCCCCCGCCCAAAACGCCTAAAGCCCATCAGCCCAGCTTTTCAAGGGttttggatgggggggggttttcccccggaaGGCCCCCTCTTACTCCCACGCATCAACTCCTTAATTTGTTCCGGGAACAAACCGGAATTTTTCTAAGAAATCTGTCCTTGGGGGCAAGGGGCCCAAGGTCCCCGCTCAGCCGTAAAATTAACCTCtgccaacccaaaaaaaactggaAGCAAGGGGGGGGCACATCTTTCACCGTGCCCCCCCTCACCAGCCTTTTTCCCTCCCAAGGGTCCCGGGGACACCCAATGGCCCCTTTACTCTGCATCAGGTTTGTTCCCAGGCCCCCAGCAAAACAGTTGCCTTTGCCAGATTCGGGGGCCCCACCCTAACACCCGGCCCCCCACTTGCAACCATCCCTGGCGCCCCCAAATTCCAATACGACCCtccccactggccccttgagctggcAAACAAAATGCCCCCGTGGGGCCCAACCCCTCCCGTCCCTTGTGGGTGGCATCTGGGGAAAAGTCGCATAGTGGGCCCCCACCCTATTCAGGCCGCAAATTTGGGTCCCCCTTTCCCCAGCCCCAGTTGGTCCCCACTTGGTCCGGGGGGCCCATTTGGGCTTTTTCCCATCTACCGAAGCCCCCCCACCCCGCATCCGGTGGCTGGGTTCAAACAAGGGAGcttacccccaaaaatttgggggcccgggaaaccaaggggacggctgggttttcggcccccttccTCCAGCCTgttccccccagtttttttccccccccctgtttaCCCACCTTCCTTAagcccctttgggaaaagggaaaaaggtggggggggggaaccctacCCTGGGGAACAGGTCCTTGCAGCCCCCAACTGCTGGAAAGGGGATCAGAAATTTCCCTCCCGGTTTGAGAAGGACCGTGttttttcccacttccctccGACAAACCCGGGCTACATCCTGtggccctttcctcaccccccaagcccccaacacaagccttgaaaaaagTGCTTCGGGGCTCACCTTCCCTCAGTGCTAAATCTTCTTCcaactttagccttccggccccggaaaATCCATTGGCGGGGGGCTGGAGCAGGCTTGGCCCCCTAGGGCCCACTTGGGTTTGCCTTCCCAGGAAGGCCCCTCGAACTCCAAGGGGGGCCCCCTCGCCCCCGCGCCCAGGGTTGGGGCCCTGCTTTTATGTAAGATTttttcagctgctggtcctgcccAAAAAGCGttcaacccaaaaagaaaaattcgCGGGCCCCCGGGGGAGGACCGAG from Penaeus monodon isolate SGIC_2016 unplaced genomic scaffold, NSTDA_Pmon_1 PmonScaffold_15679, whole genome shotgun sequence includes these protein-coding regions:
- the LOC119569488 gene encoding proline-rich protein 36-like; this translates as MFQPLARYSFLTGPKPKSTNQVPPKGHPPHEGVGFLGPPWVKKPPQPPVPGPRSSGGGKAGATAPHTKPNLPLAPPTTFFGWPPTSPHKCPFAFCTRVCSQAPSKTVAFARFGGPTLTPGPPLATIPGAPKFQYDPPHWPLELANKMPPWGPTPPVPCGWHLGKSRIPSGPGKSIGGGLEQAWPPRAHLGLPSQEGPSNSKGGPLAPAPR